In one window of Cohaesibacter gelatinilyticus DNA:
- a CDS encoding ABC transporter substrate-binding protein, producing the protein MKHIVSGRSLLALATCGFLSLTASSTLLTDAAQAGEKILRIGYPFGPTSSVPDPRARQNGWLSNRAGVSETLIGLSYDMQQYPRLAQSYENVSPTEWKVVLRDNVKFHDGSVMTAKDVKASFDKLNEKDHSAHNARLWKLLGIKEIKVIDDKTVHFVTEKPNAAFLWSLTEPSAAVLKEGTKDMPIIGTGPFVFVSAEANKQYVTRAFADYWGGKPKLDGIKLDKISDASVAALALKAGDIDLVTNYSEPEFAELTKKDEGQRFSGETLRLFFFMPRVADGVLSNKALRQAISLGLDRNVIAEAALAGVGGSASNSIFPANMKSWVNGDVKLPYDVAKAKKLLDDAGIKDSDGNGIRELDGKDITIKMRTYEGRAALRPTLEISQHMLSQLGLNVEIAIGEFGANNDALKAGEIQMNLQAWGTAPQGHPDYFPSTLVQTGAGYNYSGYSNAKMDELLAKARAEFDPVKAKPYYDEAQAIINDDLPIIPLFHKTQVSVGNGKVKGYRIHPAETYLASPELDLVKD; encoded by the coding sequence TTGAAACACATCGTTTCCGGCCGCTCGCTTCTTGCGCTTGCCACTTGTGGTTTCCTCTCACTCACTGCCTCTTCCACTTTGCTGACGGATGCTGCCCAAGCGGGCGAGAAAATCCTGCGCATTGGCTACCCCTTTGGCCCTACCAGTTCGGTTCCAGATCCACGTGCGCGCCAGAACGGTTGGCTGAGCAACCGGGCTGGTGTGTCTGAAACCCTGATTGGCCTGTCTTATGACATGCAGCAATATCCACGTCTGGCGCAGTCTTATGAAAATGTTTCGCCTACCGAATGGAAAGTGGTGCTGCGTGACAATGTGAAATTCCATGACGGTAGCGTCATGACTGCCAAGGATGTGAAGGCATCCTTCGACAAGCTCAATGAAAAGGATCATTCCGCTCATAACGCGCGTCTTTGGAAGTTGCTTGGCATCAAGGAAATCAAGGTTATCGATGACAAGACCGTGCATTTCGTGACCGAGAAGCCAAATGCTGCTTTCCTTTGGTCCCTGACAGAGCCATCTGCGGCGGTTTTGAAAGAAGGCACCAAGGACATGCCAATCATTGGTACGGGTCCTTTTGTCTTTGTCTCAGCCGAGGCCAACAAGCAATATGTGACCCGTGCCTTTGCTGACTATTGGGGTGGCAAGCCGAAGCTGGATGGCATCAAGCTGGACAAGATCAGCGACGCTTCCGTCGCTGCGCTAGCCTTGAAAGCGGGTGATATCGATCTGGTGACCAACTATTCCGAGCCGGAATTTGCCGAGCTGACGAAAAAGGATGAGGGTCAGAGATTCTCCGGCGAGACCCTGCGCCTCTTCTTCTTCATGCCACGGGTTGCCGACGGTGTGTTATCAAACAAGGCTCTACGTCAGGCCATTTCTCTTGGTTTGGATCGTAACGTGATTGCCGAAGCTGCCCTTGCTGGCGTCGGTGGCAGTGCCTCCAATTCCATTTTCCCGGCCAATATGAAGTCTTGGGTTAATGGCGATGTCAAACTGCCTTATGATGTTGCGAAAGCGAAAAAGCTTCTGGATGACGCTGGCATCAAGGACAGTGATGGTAATGGCATTCGTGAGCTGGATGGCAAGGATATCACCATCAAGATGCGCACCTACGAAGGCCGCGCAGCCTTGCGTCCAACCCTGGAAATCAGCCAGCATATGCTGTCACAGTTGGGCCTCAACGTTGAAATCGCCATCGGCGAATTCGGTGCCAATAATGATGCACTGAAAGCTGGCGAGATCCAGATGAACCTTCAGGCTTGGGGTACCGCGCCTCAGGGCCATCCAGATTATTTCCCAAGCACTCTGGTTCAGACCGGTGCTGGCTATAACTATTCCGGCTATTCCAACGCCAAGATGGATGAATTGCTGGCAAAGGCTCGGGCCGAGTTCGATCCGGTGAAAGCCAAGCCTTATTATGATGAGGCTCAGGCCATCATCAATGATGATCTGCCGATCATTCCACTGTTCCACAAAACCCAGGTTTCTGTCGGCAACGGCAAGGTGAAAGGTTATCGCATTCATCCAGCCGAGACCTATCTCGCATCTCCGGAGCTGGATCTTGTCAAAGACTAA
- a CDS encoding amidase, which translates to MSKPIWQWSALETRDAVREHRVSVLEVVQAQLDHMRRTNPSINAITIDLGDHAIKQAKASDEALACGVEPGPLHGVPVTLKHNIDIAGLPNSSGVAALADNIAWLDAPVVKRLYDAGAVCIGLTNTPEFSMRAFTDNPLYGLTLNPWDEAITCGGSSGGAGAALASGIGTLAHGNDIGGSLRYPAHFNGVVAIKPGLGRVAHHNASAPDNRPIGMQLFSSQGPMARNVADARLFLDVISGFDIRDPWSVASASDLDVKNIGANPVRVAVAKVPGSVMASAAVMGIIRQAADWLDNAGYEVEEVTLPDLDPCWQNWWDILYTELCVAMRDDMLSMGGKDFKTSLSFCDTYGRMLDLPDYMAAFGKRLHHLRVWCTFMEDYPLVLTPLVAQDAPSPRGDIESEEQSRAFYQDSARFIGIVNYLGLPAAAVPAGLSNGHPVGVQLIGRALYESQVLDAAAIIENQAGILVETLWERSNSGV; encoded by the coding sequence ATGTCGAAGCCGATCTGGCAATGGAGTGCATTGGAAACCCGTGATGCGGTTCGTGAGCATCGTGTTTCTGTGCTGGAGGTTGTTCAGGCTCAGCTTGACCATATGCGGCGAACCAATCCTTCTATCAATGCCATCACGATTGATCTGGGTGATCATGCCATCAAGCAGGCCAAGGCATCGGACGAGGCGCTTGCTTGTGGTGTCGAGCCGGGCCCCTTGCATGGGGTGCCTGTTACTCTCAAACATAATATTGATATTGCGGGTTTGCCAAACTCATCGGGTGTCGCAGCGCTCGCCGATAATATTGCGTGGCTTGATGCTCCCGTTGTCAAAAGGCTGTATGATGCAGGTGCAGTTTGTATTGGCCTGACAAATACGCCCGAATTTTCGATGCGGGCTTTTACTGACAATCCCCTTTATGGCCTGACTCTCAATCCATGGGATGAGGCAATCACCTGTGGAGGATCGTCCGGTGGTGCCGGGGCGGCTCTCGCTTCAGGTATTGGGACATTGGCCCATGGTAATGATATAGGCGGATCCTTGCGCTATCCGGCGCATTTCAATGGCGTGGTTGCGATCAAACCAGGTCTGGGGCGTGTGGCTCATCATAATGCCAGCGCTCCGGATAATCGGCCCATTGGCATGCAGCTCTTCTCGTCACAAGGGCCAATGGCACGCAATGTCGCAGATGCCAGATTGTTTCTGGATGTGATCAGTGGCTTCGATATCCGTGATCCATGGTCTGTTGCATCGGCTTCAGATTTGGATGTCAAAAATATTGGTGCAAATCCTGTCAGAGTTGCTGTTGCCAAGGTTCCAGGCAGTGTGATGGCCTCTGCAGCTGTCATGGGCATCATCCGGCAAGCTGCTGACTGGCTGGACAATGCAGGCTATGAGGTGGAAGAGGTGACGTTGCCCGACCTTGATCCATGCTGGCAAAACTGGTGGGATATTCTCTATACCGAGCTATGTGTTGCCATGCGCGATGATATGCTGTCCATGGGGGGGAAGGATTTCAAGACATCGCTGTCTTTCTGCGACACTTATGGTCGGATGCTTGACCTTCCTGACTATATGGCTGCCTTTGGAAAGCGTCTCCACCATCTTCGTGTCTGGTGCACTTTCATGGAAGATTATCCGCTCGTTCTCACGCCTCTTGTTGCGCAGGATGCGCCCTCACCACGAGGCGATATAGAAAGTGAGGAGCAAAGTCGGGCATTCTATCAGGATAGTGCACGCTTCATCGGTATCGTCAATTATCTGGGGCTGCCGGCTGCCGCTGTTCCGGCAGGCCTGTCAAATGGTCATCCGGTTGGGGTGCAATTGATTGGCAGGGCTTTGTACGAATCTCAGGTTCTTGATGCGGCGGCAATAATCGAAAATCAGGCAGGAATTCTTGTCGAGACGTTATGGGAGCGGTCCAATAGTGGCGTATAG
- a CDS encoding ATP-binding cassette domain-containing protein, with protein sequence MSKTNSSLLSVSNLSANIGGQIVLSDISLDVQHGECVAIVGGSGAGKSCLLRCIMGLYKPAKPTSGQMIFADQMIQLVNDRSVRSADRGFAFVPQNPQAGLDPLKRLTVQWKQAVRCANRGDMSKEEQSELLGSLGLPDFGKCYPHEWSQGMQQRLLIAFALLARPKLLILDEPTSALDPLIAAQTITRVMAHAKEHDIATLIVTHDLALAARFANRLAILSAGKIEEFGSTAKLMEAPSSDYGKLLVSNRYWSHEGQSLEGAEVC encoded by the coding sequence TTGTCAAAGACTAACTCAAGTCTTCTGAGCGTAAGCAATCTGTCCGCCAATATTGGCGGACAGATTGTCCTATCAGACATCTCGCTGGATGTGCAGCATGGCGAATGTGTTGCCATCGTCGGGGGATCAGGGGCAGGGAAGTCATGCCTTCTTCGTTGCATCATGGGGCTTTATAAGCCAGCCAAACCAACGAGCGGGCAGATGATCTTTGCTGATCAAATGATCCAACTTGTCAATGATCGCTCGGTTCGTTCGGCTGATCGGGGCTTTGCCTTCGTGCCGCAAAATCCGCAAGCCGGTCTTGATCCACTCAAGCGTCTGACCGTGCAATGGAAGCAGGCGGTGCGTTGTGCCAATCGTGGCGATATGAGCAAGGAAGAACAGTCTGAACTTCTCGGCTCCCTTGGCCTGCCAGACTTTGGTAAATGCTATCCCCATGAATGGAGCCAGGGCATGCAACAGCGTTTGCTGATTGCCTTTGCCTTGCTGGCCCGACCGAAATTGCTGATCCTGGATGAGCCAACCTCGGCTCTGGATCCGTTGATCGCAGCGCAGACCATAACCCGTGTCATGGCCCATGCCAAAGAGCATGACATAGCCACGCTGATCGTGACCCATGATCTGGCCTTGGCAGCTCGCTTTGCCAATCGCCTGGCGATCCTGAGTGCTGGAAAGATTGAAGAATTCGGCTCGACTGCAAAGCTAATGGAAGCGCCAAGCTCGGACTATGGCAAGCTGCTGGTTTCCAATCGTTATTGGTCGCATGAGGGCCAATCTCTGGAGGGGGCAGAAGTATGCTGA
- a CDS encoding GntR family transcriptional regulator produces the protein MTTKSEPLADKICRELASRIISGKIEPGTKLLQDHIAEEFGASHVPVREAFRRLEQRGLAKSEPRRGVRVSGFTADDVREVAEMRASLEALALRHAAPHFTQAIIDAAEKAILDGDNARDVQSWEEANRRFHRVLLKPCGMPRLLQTIDDLYLTSARFLFAGWRTEWGMPTNREHHAILNALRNRDIDHAVQLLARHVRYPGHRIKI, from the coding sequence ATGACCACCAAATCAGAACCCCTCGCCGACAAAATTTGCCGTGAACTGGCCAGCCGGATCATATCAGGCAAAATTGAACCTGGTACCAAACTCCTGCAAGATCACATTGCTGAAGAATTTGGTGCAAGCCATGTGCCTGTGCGAGAGGCCTTCAGACGGCTCGAGCAACGGGGTTTGGCAAAAAGTGAGCCCCGTCGTGGGGTGAGGGTTTCGGGTTTTACCGCTGACGATGTGCGTGAGGTGGCCGAGATGCGGGCATCGCTTGAAGCTCTGGCCTTGCGTCATGCTGCTCCTCACTTCACTCAAGCCATTATAGATGCTGCGGAAAAAGCCATATTGGACGGGGATAATGCCAGAGATGTCCAGAGTTGGGAAGAAGCAAACCGGCGGTTTCATCGTGTCCTTCTGAAGCCATGTGGCATGCCGAGGCTATTACAGACTATCGATGATCTGTATTTGACGAGTGCCCGGTTTTTGTTTGCAGGCTGGCGCACGGAATGGGGCATGCCAACCAATAGGGAACATCATGCCATCCTGAATGCCCTGCGCAATCGCGATATTGATCATGCAGTACAATTGTTGGCCAGACATGTGCGATATCCAGGGCATAGAATAAAGATCTGA
- a CDS encoding biotin transporter BioY — translation MIDANLSAAGSVLSPLNLENRSLLWKIAAVVFGTMFLALMSRIEVPMYPVPMTMQTYGVMLVGALYGWRMGGITIIAWLMEGAAGLPVLAGGAGSLAHFAGPTAGYLFAFPICGMLVGWLVQRGWNGRNVILAFIAMLIGTVLCLTLGAFWLSLSIGVEKAMAVGVTPFLVGGVLKSALGAATLRAIPHKSERKSD, via the coding sequence ATGATTGACGCAAATCTCAGCGCGGCTGGATCTGTCCTCAGCCCTCTCAATCTCGAAAATCGTTCTCTTCTTTGGAAGATAGCAGCAGTTGTCTTTGGAACCATGTTTTTGGCACTGATGTCCCGGATCGAAGTTCCCATGTATCCTGTCCCAATGACCATGCAAACCTATGGGGTGATGCTTGTCGGTGCACTCTATGGTTGGCGTATGGGAGGCATTACCATTATTGCCTGGCTCATGGAAGGCGCAGCCGGGTTGCCTGTCTTGGCTGGAGGTGCGGGGAGTCTTGCCCATTTCGCCGGACCAACTGCAGGATATCTTTTTGCATTTCCTATCTGCGGAATGCTTGTTGGCTGGCTTGTTCAGCGTGGCTGGAATGGTCGGAATGTGATTTTGGCCTTCATTGCCATGCTTATCGGTACGGTGCTGTGTCTGACTTTGGGTGCGTTTTGGCTTTCGCTTTCCATTGGTGTTGAAAAGGCCATGGCTGTTGGTGTCACACCTTTCCTTGTGGGCGGTGTGCTGAAGTCTGCGCTGGGCGCAGCAACTTTGCGTGCGATACCCCATAAGTCAGAGAGAAAATCTGACTGA